In Ptiloglossa arizonensis isolate GNS036 chromosome 6, iyPtiAriz1_principal, whole genome shotgun sequence, the DNA window CATTacacatttttcattatttaatacattcatacaaagaaattgtttattaaatgagTGAAAATGAAATGACAGTAAAAAATACTCACTCTTCAGCTTCTTCTATGGAAACACTTCTATCTTTTTCCAAATCTACTTTATTTCCTGCTATTGCTAAACAAATTTCACTGCCTAACATTTTTTTAAGCTCCTTGACCCAATTCTTTACCTGTAAAACAAAAGTTAACACAGAATATAAGATGATAAAGAAAACATTTGTGAATTTACCTTTTGAAATGTATCTTCATCTGTAATATCATAAACTAAAATGGCACCATTAGACATTCTATAATAAATTGGTCCTAATGCATGAAATTTTTCTTGACCAGCTGTATCCCATATTGATAAGTTTACTTTCTTTCCATTTATAAtcaatttcttatttaaaaatgaaGCCTAAAAGCAAGAAACTGTCAGCAAATCTGTCAATACTCAGTGCAATGTATAATTTATAGGATGTAGaatatattaaacaattatatAAAAGTATTGATTACACATTAAAACAATTAAGAAAAATGAACTTAATTTTAGTATACAAATAAAACACAATGTAAAAGCACAGACCAAAAGAAAAGTAAGCAACATGGTATTTATTACCTGTAATGTGCTAATATGTCTATCATTAAACTTGCCCTCCACGTACCGcagtgcaacagaagttttcccGACACATCCTTCACCGAGTAAAACCACTTTGAAATTATAACCATTACCAGTGCTACTAACTGAATTGGCCATAATTTGCACGTAACTAATCTATATGCTTAGAAGAGAATATAAAGTTTATAATTACGTAGAATGATTGTTGCTAGTATCGTTTAAGGAGTGTCTATCATAACGATTTTGAGTATTTACGGATTTGTAGCAGCacagatttatatttttatttccctTGAACAACGTCAAAACGAAACAATCAGCTGTTTTCATTTCAATGACCACCGACAAACAAGAAGCAAAAACAtctattcttacttcaaacgTATTGCCGATAGATGGCAAATCACAAGTATTAGGCACTACTACCTTAAAGTTCGAAAGATGTTACTGAATTTCTAACATAAATGTCTTACAATTCAGATAATATAAACGAATCCAACTTGGTATTGTATATTAACATAATGTTATGAAGGTACATTCAATGCATTgcatattgataaaatttgttgttgATGCATTACATTTAAAAACCAACATCTAcgcgtaatttcttttttatcatcTTCAATATTCGTGAAGATGGCGCTGCATTCATTGTTACGAAGCTGccgaaattttcttcaaattattcTGACAGAAGATATCTTGTTGCAAATTCCAGAAATTGTATCGATTATGTATGGATTTATAAGTTGAAGTTTGATCAAGATAAACGGTTCAATTGTATTTGTATCTTAAAAAACGAATTTTTACTATCCAGGAGCCCTGGTGGTATTTCATCGAACTGATGTCCGACAAAAATCAAATCCTCTACCGGAAATCAAACTCACACGAATAAAGACAAATTTATGTATTAAATTCAATGTATCATCGAGATAAACCATGCataatatgtataaaattttattttgaaaaaatatacttCTCTAAAATCAAAAAAGATAATAACGTACAAGAAACATAATTTCTTATTTGATAGTTGTAGATGCTTCTTTGACTAGAGTATGCAACGGAGTCAGCGCCGTGGGCCTGCGCAAAGGAGCTCTCAAATCTGGCCGTCACCTGTATTGAAAAGGTAAGTGACTCTGCTGTCATTAATCTCAACATCTTAATGTGAATTTCGTGAGCACGTGTCGCAAAAATACGATGTATTAATAACGCGACGCGTTGTCAGCAGCCTCGTGGATTGTCATGCGAAATTACTCACGTGTTACGGATAAATATGTTCCGAGATGTCAGCGTCTTCGGCTCCGTGGTCAGAATCTGCCAGGCTGCTGCTGTATCATCGCCAATACATTTGACATGTATTTGTCTTCCCGGCCTTTTCGTTTGTTGTTCTATTAATCCGCCCTCGCTGCACGTTAATGTAATCGTTGAAATCTTAGTGGTTTATGTCAAGTGCGGCAAGAAACTTTCACCAGACCGTCGTAGGTACCGCGTACCTTCACGAATTTTTCATTGTCGGCACTGGTCATCGTATTGACAGGACACCTAATAACGTACAGAGAAGATCTTTCATAGACCGTGATAGAGATCGACCggtcgttacatgttattcatCTTTCAGAACGATGATGATTCCCGCGTTTTTACTTGCGCGGTGCTCCACTTGGCAAGTAGACTTGTTTGTTTGTGCGTGCCGTATCATCTGTCATGGCGTGCCCGCTTGTGGCGGGTATCGTATCGCTGACTTTTCTCGTGTTGTTCGCTCAAGGTTCATGTCAGTTAGTATTGTCACATGGGTTGTTCGAGAGGaatcattcgaataatttctggaaAATTAATCGGAGGAAATgttacatttatcgaataattcGGATGAACATACTGTGTGCTCATCACAGTATGTGACGGGGTTGGTTAGGACGGTGGGAAGGGAAGGAACCGACGATGGCGGCGACCGTACTGTGCCACGCGCCATGTCGGTCTCTTGCTCGTGCACGTCCTTCGTTCGGTGTACCACGTTTATCCgtagatttctttttttgtctCTGTTCATGAAAATGGCACACGATCTGTCGCGAGTGATATTCGGTAGGAACCCAATATGCTTGTAAGAGGAATCACCATAGCTACGCTCAATGTTATATATGTCCTGAAAATTGataggttttttttttacttctgactgaataaaaaaaaagtccaaGACATTTTTAGATAGGATGGTAGTCTTCAGCTTATGCACTTTTTCACGAATGCACGCTAAGCACTGTCTATGTATGACAAATTTTAAAGACCGGAGATCACTTTTAATCgtcttttttttgtaatatttttgtatatttgattatatcttttaaattaatttagcacataatttttattacaaaaaaatgtaacaatttcGTTAAATAAGTCGGTGAATTGAGTAAACTaagattttgttggttttgaaatgttaaattaatcatACATGCAATTTTTGTTATTACACGTTCATTAAATTTTAAACTCATTAATTATTGTAGTATAGTATTTACTATGTGGAAGTggcgtttatttaaatataacataTTCTGTGTTATAAATTTGGGGAGATTATTGAAAgttgtttgaaaatattatcaTTAACAGGGAGAGGAGGGGAGAGATACAAGTATTACGTGACATGTCCTATACCaataacgattaaaaaaatttgataTCGATGGTAATTATAATTAGATAATACTCGATATATTTAAACTTAATTTTCAGGATACAtgtattaatatatttcatatttacgagttcataaattaaattaatttacgagtttaTATATCTCAAAGGTAGAGAAATATGTCTCGGTATTTTTATTCTGACCAAAATACCGGAACCTGTTTTATCATAATGTAGGTCATCTTGATCAGATACTTGCGACATCGTTAAACATCGTCTGAACGAAATCGAAGTTTCTTGGtctgaaataattttatcattgGTTGCAATCTTTCTAATTGTTTATTCAGTATATAAAGAATAAAGTTGTATCTCtgcaataatttttataagaacTCATATAATTGGATAACATGTATTTACATGGAGGGATGGTTGGTGTTGGTACcttcttctatttttaaaacCGTAAAGCAACTGTAAAAGTGAGAACGAAAGTTGAACTACTAAGTTAGCGTGTCAGGGACACGGTGTTCAGACATGgtacattttttgtttttaccATATTTGTCCCTTAATGAGTTCCTAATGTAATTTATCGTAAAGaatattgtttttaataataaattacattaacAATATAAACTTGAAAGTATCTATACAATGATAATTAATTTAACATAAATTTAGCATATTTGACACATACACATCTTGTTTTGCtttcttttataattgaaaataacatAAAAGTAGTACAAAAATATCTTATCGATGGGCTTGAATGTATAATCTTCTTTATTAAATCGGGTACAGTAAACGTAAGCAAGATAATATTAATCAGTATAATTATAAAcagattaaaatttataaattgttaaGACTGCAAAATATATTGCCCAATGAAATAAAGTAGACTCACAGCTACCGCGAGTTTGTCACTAATTGTTAACAGTTGTTACTgtttttatcgatattaaaaatatatttgtagtcATATACGCAAAATATGAGTACTATTTAATATGCACGCAGTGGGGTCAGAGATCTGAGTCGTATCGGGATGAAGAGGCAACCGATCAACAAACCACGTGGCAACATCGCTATACCCTCCTCTTTTTTCCCCTTCCTGTTGTCTGATGTCCCTTACATCGTCCCCCACTATAATCATCGACTGCAACGCGGCGAAAGCACATTTACATTTTTTTGCGTACAGTACGTTGCAACATTCTTGCTTTGTGGTTTCAACTACCGATGGCGCCACTCCCAGAATGATTGAAAAAATATGTTGTGCATTGAGTCGAGAAAGACGTTCGTATTCAGGTATATATATTCAGGTATATTTACATTGCATTCATTCTTCGTAACAAATTAAACTTCCTTACATGTGAAGTTTTttcaaaatgtatttattataattactaaATGCTTTTCTGATTAACATCCTGATAATTATATGAGGCTAGGTGTTAAGATACAgtttaatgaaatattaattaagaTGGGATGACATGGGTATGGAATGTAGTTACGTACGTGATATGAACGTTACGTTCGGATCATTGAAAATGCTGTTACGCTCCTGGGTAAAATCATCCTTGAGAAAGACAAGGACGGATGGGTACTATACAGAGCAAATTCGGCATATCGAAGGAAAACTGGTTTGCCTCCGCGCGTTGCACCTACTACGATGTATATCTCGAATAAATGCCGCCTCGCGTGTATATTCCTAAGTGACCAACGAACTTGCTGAAGTAAAACACGCCCTCGTATTACTAATGTTCATTGGTCGTTATCTGTGTGATGCGCCATGCAACGTCACTGACCTGCTTTTAAAATTTAGTTAAGACAAAAGGGGATATAGCATGAAAAATGAGTAAACAATTACAATAGATATTGTACAATCCAAATTTTGACGTCGATCATTtctgaaatataaattacattaaTGAATTGGCCACCATTCTTAACATTAAACACGTAAAAACAAATAATCTTCGTGTGTTTCACTTTAATGTTATTTTAAAACGGTTTTCAGTATCTTTTACAGTATGTactcaatatttattaaactacAGGTTGCAAGTCAATAGATATACACGTGTTTTACTCGTATAGCTTAATTCACATTACAAAAATttatcggagaaacaaaaatgatattttaagaaatCTTATGCTTCATCATATTAGTCCCACATTGCACTATGTTGTGGTTTCGTGCTTCCTATTTTTAGACCCATGTGTTGTCGACACACAGTTCCcaattcctcttctttcttctttttaaattgaaaacaatCTTATCATTCTAACATCAAAATTGCTCGTTTCATTATCTTTATAGTTATTTACTGATGAATTTTTAAAATGCTTGTTGTATATTACATTATAAGAGTTGCATTTGGTGTAAGCTATATTTACATGAAATCATACTTTACAATTACAAAGTTTGTCtttataatgtatatatatgtaaataattaatatatagcATCATGAATGTTCACTCTTTAATGAATTACAAAaaacataatttatttatttggtaATAATAAACTTCGCAAGGCACGAGCAAGAAAACATGACTTTCTGGAAAGAAGTATTCGTACagaataaattgttttttttgtccAGCATATTgttcatttgtaaactaatcATGATTTGTAATGTAAGTGACAGATTTTGGCGATTCTGTGTAGAAAGAAGTGTTTGTAAAGTGTCGATTTCCTTTAGCACATTGTTTTTCTTTGCAGTTTTATCGTGTATTATAAGTGGGGATTTGTGAGATTATGGACGCCCCCTAGTAGCATGCGTGCGTCACGGCGCGTAGCGTCTCGCACGTATACACTGTCAAGCCGAAATCGCGGTGTTAGTTACAGAACTGGCAACGAATCGATGTAAACAAGTATAATAAAGATGGTGGCGATCAGTGGTTTTTTCGTCGTGACAAATTATCGCGATTGAATTCTTACATGATTTTATACATTCCGTACGGATAGAATGAAGCTAATTTCGACTACTGTCACAATCATCGAAACATGCTGTTTTCAGTAAAGGTACATTATTTTCAGGACGCGTTAAACATACGGTTGACGATTATTTTATCCTTATACCTAATTCTTCTTGTAGGCAATTACTTACAATTATAAACATAAACCGATAATAAATTCTCAGTAAAACAGGAATGAACTTggttgaaataaatttgtattggtTATTAATGAATTTGTTATCATGTAATATGCTTTATTTGTCTAAGGTTTTATAAACTTTTAAtctgatatttcattttaacttaaaaatgttatttaatgtTCTTTCATTTACAGGGGCAGTCTAAAAGTAACGTGCAAAATGTTTAGTTTTCACAAGCCAAAGGTGTATCGGTCTAGTACTGGATGCTGCATTTGTAAAGCCAAGTCTAGCAGGTAAATAATATGACGATTCTAATTAATGTagtacaataaaataatactttgaGAATAAGATATTACAATAAAGAACAATTTGTTTATGCCTATAGTTCAAGATTCACAGACAGTAAAAAGTATGAAGATGATTTTATGGAATGTTTCCAACTTGAAGaaagacgaactggagaaatatgTAATGCATGTGTACTTTTGGTAAAAAGGTGGAAAAAATTACCTGCAGGAAGCAATCGCAATTGGAGACATGTGAGTGCTAACATGTTCTGTTATATAGTTAATATTAGTTGATTAATCGTACTACTgtttataaatgaaattttatctctTTTAAGGTTGTTGATGCACGTGCAGGTCCTGGTATCAAGTCACTAACAAAGTTTAaatcaaaaaataaaaagaaaatgaaagatatACCAGAAAAATTTGAGAAGATTATGAAAAAGAAACACATCTATTTGAAAACTGATAGAGACCGAGAACAAAGTCCAGCAATGAGTGATGATTTAACAGGTTGGCATATAAAAACTATTTTCCATTTAAAGGTTTTAAAAATAGAGGTTTCATAAtatcttaaattttttttttttccatagaagATTATTTAAATGGAGATGGCAGTAAAGGTTCAAGTCGAGCTGGTAGTCCTGTAGGTAGCGATGATATTCCAGTTACTGAAAAACCATTAGATATGCAGAATGTTGCAGAATCAAAGAATGATTTAACTGTTAATGGTTTTATTGATCTATCCTATTTTAAGAGGTTAGTTCCATTGttaattactataaataattatataatgttCTCTTAATGGTTAACAAAACACATTTAGTAATTCTTTTTACTAAAGCATACATTCTACTTTTATGTTATTATTTTAGGGAGATCATTTGTTGTGGAACAATATTCAAAGGTCCATATGGAGAAGTTATAGTGGATCCTTCATTGATAAAGCCTTGTATTGGTTGCATAGCTAGACAGCAACGACAACAACAAACAAATACATTAAGTTGTAGTCCAGCACATAGTTCTGCATCAGCCAGTCCTGTCCACAGTTCTGCATCTGCTAGTCCTGCCCATAGTGTAGAGTCTGGTACAGAGACTGCAGTCTCTAAGCAGACAAGTAAAACGTTTAGTGACTCATCATCAGATTCCGGCTATGATGAATCTTCCAACCAAGGAGTTGGTGAGAGTAAAATAaccaaaattattcaaaatgcgAGTGCTACTGTAAAACCAGCAGTCAAAATACAACCATTAAAAAGTGTTCAGCTAAAAGCTATACCAGTATCGGAAGCTGTCAGGTTAAAAACAGACATACCAATCAAATTGGTACCTATAAAACAAATTGATCAACTATCTTGTAAGCCATTGTCTTTAGTTTCTTCTGCCAATGTTACTTTAAGCAGTAGTACTTCACACTCCATTGTTACCGTCCCAAATAATCCACTCGTCGATTTTGCCATGCACGCAGCCTCCTCTAGGCAATCAGTCTCTAATTAATGTCAGTCTCTCATagagttttaatttatttttttcttatacaGTATAGTTAGATGTATGCCGCGATGCAAAATTGTGTGTTAAGTATGCTACCATTACCGTCCCAGATAACAAAGGCTCTGGATGAGAGTGTTTAAGTTTTATCATATCGAGCACAGAGATTTTATACTGTTGTGAATGATGAAAAATGAATTCTTGTAATTAGAATAACTGTTATAATGTACAGTAGGTAGATAGTGCTCTTAGGAAAGGTTGCATAAGATTCATGTTCTTGATCGTTGGTTGTTGAAaaagtatatataattatatatgatATCGTCTTTATGGACGGAAGTTCTTGAGGCGTGTTCCACGACTGTTAGATGATTCTTAAGAGAGATAGTTGAAAAAGAGCACACTGTTTCTACTGAATGCCGTTTGTAGTATATATAGAATACTAATAAACTGCCACGAACTTATAATTGCTAACTCTCCACAAAAAACTCCATCGCGTGGaaagttttcaattattttctaagTGTAATAATTAGCTACGTACATCAAAATACTGTGATGACATTTTAATGTAACATGAGATATAAGATTATTATTCGGCAAGTGGCAGTTTATAGTATCTACATCCTAAGCATTAGTTACTGTATGGTGTAACAATTTTCTTATCCATAGCTTTTTGTTCTCTGGGCTACCTATCATTGCAATTGTATATGTGAATATTTGTGTGGGAGTTCCAAGATGCCAATCACTTTTCAAACATTTGGGTccaaaaattttaaaagaagaatTCACTAAGGGTCATGATAGCTACATTGTACCAAATGCATTTGATATGATTCATGCCAAGGTCCATGACGTTAAAATTAAGTAATTCAACTTAAGAAACGAATGTGTTCAGGTACTGTAAATCCTGACCCATTAATAGCAATAATACGAAGAGtactttataataaaataaataaagtctGTTGAATAGCATCATATCAATATGATGATATATTTAGGCAGTATTACTAGAGAGTGAAATTGAACGAGAATATGGCAATCAGATTGGCAAACTGGACCAGTAAACTTTGTTAAAGTATTTCAGAATGACTGCAACATAAATGTGAAAATGAATTGAATAACAGCAGATTATTGATATGCAAAATAAGTATAATGCTAAATAAGTGAAAACTGTTAGTTCCTAGTTTTCAGAGATGGGCACATGACCGAACAAAAGCACACAAAAGTACCTGTTAAAAACAGATTACTGTGATCAttggattatttatttttttttaatattttttcgcatttttggTCAATTCTTAATATTGTACGCACAAAGGTTATCCAAATCTACATGTAATATATCTTGTATAGAAAAACCCAGGAGATCACAAAAAATTTCTTACAACTATATTTTATAAAGTGCATCTCAAGCAATATATAAAACcaataacattaataataacTTGAAACATATGGTTAAAATAATCTTAACAATAAAACCAAAGATGTGCAAAAGATatacttttcttttatattaaataaataatttggtTAATCACATCAATCTTTATTAAAACAGAGTATTTGCGGAATTAAAGCTAAAAGTTATGAACGTGCAATACATagcttttattttatataacatCAAGCATAATTTAaagtttaaataatttgaattaaaatattccgAATTTTTGATCAATGAATTTAACATAGATAATAATCAAACTTAAGATTAATCTACTTCTGGGATATTGGCAATCTTTATAGTAAATTTTCTCTCATATAGGCATTTGATTTACATTTTAAAATGCCGCGTTTGCTGCCCATCTGGCTTAAGCTCATTGACAATCGTTATGTAACAAGGAAACGATAACAGTTTTTCATATGGAATCAAACATCGAAACTCCAATTTGTCCAAGGACAATGTTGACCACCTTGTCCTTTgacaaattttaattgtatatttCTTTGGACTAGGAGACTTTATGATCTCTTTACTGTGAATATTAATAGCTATGTTTTTGTTGTAACTCACGTtatgatttataataattaatatatgtcaaGATCTAAGGTTGGATCATAGATCAACAAGTCATATATATAGCACTATCGTGTAAGGTTGATCTTTTTAAAGTCAGGAATGAATTTTGCAACTTAAAAAGCTCAAATTACAATTAAGATTTCTATAATATACTCGTTCAGCACATagctaatataattttttaaatgatcTTTATAACTTTCTATGATCCTTCCTCTAactgaaaaaataagaaatacttgtttaacttatttattttgtaaGTTTATTTACTTGCAATATATAATATTCCTTTTCtacataaatttatatatatttttatacaaattaatcTTTGCTTTTTATGGAATGAACTTTCTGTAGCACTGCCAGGAAATGACGCAAAGAGAAACGTTTGATTCCAAGTCAACCTCCTGGCAATATTcagtgaattatttattttcaattatcttgTATATTAATCTATTATTGAGTTATTTACATCTTAAGAAAACTGTAAATGGTGCCCACAGATTGATTAGGCACTAGAATCATTAAAATAAGCTtatgtaagaaaattttgtaatggATATAAAATGGTCTCATATTCAAAGTAACATGATTGCGTGATACATAaagaatacgaataatttcgtgtgtttttaaacaaaaagaGGATGATAAATTAAAACTTTATTGATAAAGAGGATATAAATGGATATATTGTATGTGCAGCTATCAAAGTAATACTATTTATGAATAATGCGAAAGAACATCAAATTATCTTGCATAGGTATTGAGATGTTAATTAAA includes these proteins:
- the Rab21 gene encoding RAS oncogene family member Rab21 isoform X2, yielding MCRENFCCTAASFLNKKLIINGKKVNLSIWDTAGQEKFHALGPIYYRMSNGAILVYDITDEDTFQKVKNWVKELKKMLGSEICLAIAGNKVDLEKDRSVSIEEAEEYAKQVGAMHFHTSAKLNQNIEEIFLDLTEQMIQHADEVEQKSTLTRTNSTRRNVVVVEDEAEETEPVKTSCCGGSSQTS
- the Rab21 gene encoding RAS oncogene family member Rab21 isoform X1, which translates into the protein MANSVSSTGNGYNFKVVLLGEGCVGKTSVALRYVEGKFNDRHISTLQASFLNKKLIINGKKVNLSIWDTAGQEKFHALGPIYYRMSNGAILVYDITDEDTFQKVKNWVKELKKMLGSEICLAIAGNKVDLEKDRSVSIEEAEEYAKQVGAMHFHTSAKLNQNIEEIFLDLTEQMIQHADEVEQKSTLTRTNSTRRNVVVVEDEAEETEPVKTSCCGGSSQTS
- the LOC143148240 gene encoding uncharacterized protein LOC143148240 isoform X2, giving the protein MLCIESRKTFVFRGSLKVTCKMFSFHKPKVYRSSTGCCICKAKSSSSRFTDSKKYEDDFMECFQLEERRTGEICNACVLLVKRWKKLPAGSNRNWRHVVDARAGPGIKSLTKFKSKNKKKMKDIPEKFEKIMKKKHIYLKTDRDREQSPAMSDDLTDYLNGDGSKGSSRAGSPVGSDDIPVTEKPLDMQNVAESKNDLTVNGFIDLSYFKREIICCGTIFKGPYGEVIVDPSLIKPCIGCIARQQRQQQTNTLSCSPAHSSASASPVHSSASASPAHSVESGTETAVSKQTSKTFSDSSSDSGYDESSNQGVGESKITKIIQNASATVKPAVKIQPLKSVQLKAIPVSEAVRLKTDIPIKLVPIKQIDQLSCKPLSLVSSANVTLSSSTSHSIVTVPNNPLVDFAMHAASSRQSVSN
- the LOC143148240 gene encoding uncharacterized protein LOC143148240 isoform X1 — protein: MLCIESRKTFVFRGSLKVTCKMFSFHKPKVYRSSTGCCICKAKSSSSRFTDSKKYEDDFMECFQLEERRTGEICNACVLLVKRWKKLPAGSNRNWRHVVDARAGPGIKSLTKFKSKNKKKMKDIPEKFEKIMKKKHIYLKTDRDREQSPAMSDDLTEDYLNGDGSKGSSRAGSPVGSDDIPVTEKPLDMQNVAESKNDLTVNGFIDLSYFKREIICCGTIFKGPYGEVIVDPSLIKPCIGCIARQQRQQQTNTLSCSPAHSSASASPVHSSASASPAHSVESGTETAVSKQTSKTFSDSSSDSGYDESSNQGVGESKITKIIQNASATVKPAVKIQPLKSVQLKAIPVSEAVRLKTDIPIKLVPIKQIDQLSCKPLSLVSSANVTLSSSTSHSIVTVPNNPLVDFAMHAASSRQSVSN
- the LOC143148240 gene encoding uncharacterized protein LOC143148240 isoform X3, giving the protein MFSFHKPKVYRSSTGCCICKAKSSSSRFTDSKKYEDDFMECFQLEERRTGEICNACVLLVKRWKKLPAGSNRNWRHVVDARAGPGIKSLTKFKSKNKKKMKDIPEKFEKIMKKKHIYLKTDRDREQSPAMSDDLTEDYLNGDGSKGSSRAGSPVGSDDIPVTEKPLDMQNVAESKNDLTVNGFIDLSYFKREIICCGTIFKGPYGEVIVDPSLIKPCIGCIARQQRQQQTNTLSCSPAHSSASASPVHSSASASPAHSVESGTETAVSKQTSKTFSDSSSDSGYDESSNQGVGESKITKIIQNASATVKPAVKIQPLKSVQLKAIPVSEAVRLKTDIPIKLVPIKQIDQLSCKPLSLVSSANVTLSSSTSHSIVTVPNNPLVDFAMHAASSRQSVSN